One stretch of Campylobacter sp. CCS1377 DNA includes these proteins:
- a CDS encoding murein L,D-transpeptidase family protein, with protein sequence MFRFLVIFLISLGFLKASDLVQIYLNQGLEAVGETIEKELTQKDFWLKEIGDKNVSLGYYDQNVAIVVTNKSEKTFKVFFYDNGKVTQKFDQKGVLTGLMGDKEIEGDLKTPIGFYELGKKFYPGDPYYGPFAFATTYPNLLDKLQGKTGGGIWIHGYPLDGTRLDDLKTEGCIALYNNLLEDFSKIIQDQKVFALTEEKNKVTTNADEIASLLSSLFAWKKSWTQSDIKTYLEFYDEKDFRRFDKMKFEKFAEMKTTIFSRKEEKSIKFSNISISPYPNIKDEKIFRITFYEDYYTTNYQFKGDKLLYVKLNEKGQMKILAEQ encoded by the coding sequence TTGTTTAGATTTTTAGTGATTTTTTTAATCTCATTGGGCTTTCTTAAGGCATCTGATTTGGTCCAAATTTATCTTAATCAAGGCTTGGAAGCTGTTGGAGAAACCATAGAAAAAGAACTTACACAAAAAGATTTTTGGCTTAAAGAAATTGGGGATAAAAATGTAAGCTTGGGATATTATGACCAAAATGTTGCTATAGTGGTTACTAATAAAAGCGAAAAAACCTTTAAAGTATTTTTTTATGATAATGGAAAAGTCACACAAAAATTTGATCAAAAAGGTGTTTTAACCGGACTTATGGGTGATAAAGAAATCGAAGGGGATTTAAAAACTCCTATAGGATTTTATGAACTTGGCAAGAAATTTTATCCCGGAGATCCTTATTATGGACCTTTTGCATTTGCGACAACCTATCCAAATTTATTAGATAAACTTCAAGGAAAAACAGGCGGAGGGATATGGATACACGGTTATCCACTGGATGGAACAAGGTTGGATGATTTAAAAACCGAAGGCTGTATCGCTTTATATAATAATCTTTTGGAAGACTTTTCTAAAATCATCCAAGATCAAAAGGTATTTGCGCTTACCGAAGAAAAAAATAAGGTTACAACTAATGCTGATGAAATTGCGAGCTTGCTAAGCTCTTTATTTGCTTGGAAAAAAAGCTGGACTCAAAGCGATATTAAAACTTATCTTGAATTTTACGATGAAAAAGATTTTAGAAGATTTGATAAAATGAAATTTGAAAAATTTGCTGAAATGAAAACAACAATTTTTTCAAGAAAAGAAGAAAAAAGCATTAAATTTTCAAATATTAGCATCAGTCCTTATCCAAATATCAAAGATGAAAAAATTTTCAGAATAACCTTTTATGAAGATTATTACACAACAAATTATCAATTTAAAGGCGATAAATTGCTTTATGTAAAATTAAATGAAAAAGGGCAAATGAAAATTCTTGCAGAACAATAA
- a CDS encoding alanine racemase: protein MSLIRLKKSAYEHNLKQIAQKAGGFEKIICVLKNNAYGHGVSLLAPIAKQLGVNFVAVKNEREALELKNLFDNILILSHLPHGKENENFIYALNDASLIQNFKKKTKIHLVIDTNMHRNGIALQDLEQVFLKANEYLDIQGAFTHFYASDEIDANYFIQKQNFQSAKKKLYKISPKKLIFHSHNSSALFRCEKLDDDELCRVGLVQFGYGEFSQNLQKVLSLYANRLSSRILKTGQSVGYGGAFIATKDIKIATYDLGYADGLFRYDGKGDLFLANKEKILGKMSMDSFSCKDCGDEICVFEDAKIWAEFFHTIDYEILSKLSPYIKRVLV from the coding sequence ATGTCTCTCATCAGACTAAAAAAAAGTGCTTATGAGCACAATCTTAAACAAATCGCTCAAAAAGCAGGTGGCTTTGAAAAAATCATCTGTGTTTTAAAAAATAATGCTTATGGGCATGGAGTTAGCTTGCTTGCTCCTATTGCCAAACAGCTTGGAGTAAATTTTGTAGCAGTCAAAAACGAAAGAGAAGCTCTAGAACTAAAGAATTTATTTGACAATATTCTCATTTTATCCCATTTACCGCATGGCAAAGAGAATGAAAATTTCATCTATGCCTTAAACGATGCTTCTTTGATACAAAATTTCAAAAAAAAGACAAAGATTCATTTGGTGATTGATACAAATATGCACCGAAACGGCATAGCTTTACAAGATCTAGAACAAGTTTTTTTAAAAGCCAATGAATATCTTGACATCCAAGGAGCTTTTACTCATTTTTACGCTTCTGATGAAATTGACGCTAATTATTTTATACAAAAACAGAATTTTCAAAGTGCTAAGAAAAAATTATACAAAATCAGCCCAAAAAAACTCATTTTCCATTCTCACAACTCCTCAGCTCTTTTTCGTTGCGAAAAACTTGACGATGATGAATTATGTAGAGTGGGTTTGGTGCAATTTGGCTATGGAGAATTCAGTCAAAATTTACAAAAAGTTTTATCTTTATATGCCAATCGTTTAAGTTCAAGAATTTTAAAAACTGGACAAAGCGTAGGATATGGAGGTGCATTTATAGCAACAAAGGATATAAAAATTGCCACTTATGATTTAGGCTACGCCGATGGCTTATTTCGCTATGATGGAAAAGGGGATTTATTTTTAGCTAATAAAGAAAAAATTTTAGGCAAAATGTCGATGGATAGCTTTTCTTGTAAGGATTGTGGAGATGAAATTTGTGTTTTTGAAGATGCTAAAATTTGGGCAGAATTTTTTCACACTATAGATTATGAAATTCTTTCCAAGTTAAGCCCGTATATTAAAAGAGTGTTAGTGTGA